One genomic region from Phycisphaerales bacterium encodes:
- the murJ gene encoding murein biosynthesis integral membrane protein MurJ encodes MNDRLEKNARTVSFLTGVSRITGLARDSVLSRLFGAGSLMDAFFFAFLIPNLFRRLFGEGALSAAFLPIYTQLDRDDPDTARRLAALTVALLVIALGSLVILGEFILFLVSHNQGHASPTIWLLMLLLPYMPMICTVAIFGAMLHVHGRFGPTAAAPIILNGCMIIAALAVGLSVDQTQSNMRLLTVGAIAAAVLVAGILQIAWSLWALKPYLGNGPWLSGSYEKAITAFGSVLRQALPMLLGLGVLQLNVFIDGLIASYPTTIGPTLFGIDYPLAEGSMADLSFAQRLYQLPLGVFGLAIATAIFPLLAQQSADSTAFNSTVRRGIRLSLFVALPAGAGLILVAQPLAATLFQGARFTAEDSSRVAFVLVGYASAVWAYSLVHVLTRAFYARGEVMVPVKVALWIVGLNFVGNILLIWTPLGVAGLAWSTAICSVLQVAILLRLLARHTGTLVDRPVALSWMKSVATTVVMSLVVWLVSLGVGTSTPDWIDALIELVILVAAGIITAVFAAILFKQPELWWFLRGRSAEANNQISSQ; translated from the coding sequence ATGAATGATCGACTTGAGAAGAATGCCCGTACCGTTTCTTTCCTCACTGGTGTGAGCCGTATCACCGGGTTGGCTCGTGATAGTGTGCTGAGCCGCTTGTTTGGGGCTGGCTCACTGATGGACGCATTTTTCTTCGCCTTCCTGATACCAAACCTCTTTCGCAGGTTGTTTGGTGAGGGTGCGCTTTCTGCGGCCTTCCTTCCAATCTATACGCAGCTCGACCGGGACGATCCAGATACCGCTCGTCGTCTTGCTGCACTTACTGTTGCATTATTAGTCATAGCGCTCGGTAGTTTGGTCATTCTTGGTGAGTTCATACTCTTTCTTGTTTCGCATAATCAGGGCCATGCGTCTCCAACCATTTGGCTCCTAATGCTACTGCTTCCATACATGCCGATGATTTGCACGGTTGCTATCTTTGGTGCCATGCTGCACGTGCATGGTCGTTTTGGCCCCACAGCCGCAGCACCAATCATCCTTAACGGTTGCATGATTATTGCGGCTCTCGCCGTGGGCCTCTCTGTCGATCAAACACAGTCAAACATGCGTCTCCTGACTGTTGGTGCAATCGCCGCTGCTGTATTAGTCGCTGGCATTCTTCAAATTGCTTGGTCGCTCTGGGCGCTGAAGCCATATCTTGGAAATGGCCCATGGCTCAGTGGATCTTACGAGAAAGCCATCACCGCATTTGGCAGTGTCTTGCGTCAAGCATTGCCAATGCTGCTGGGACTTGGCGTCCTGCAACTGAATGTCTTTATCGATGGACTGATTGCCAGTTATCCAACCACGATTGGCCCAACTCTTTTTGGAATTGACTATCCACTGGCTGAAGGGTCGATGGCAGATCTGAGCTTTGCTCAGCGGCTCTATCAACTTCCACTTGGCGTCTTTGGCCTGGCTATTGCAACCGCAATATTCCCTTTGCTCGCTCAACAATCTGCAGATTCAACAGCCTTCAATTCAACCGTCCGACGCGGCATTCGACTATCTCTTTTTGTGGCGCTTCCAGCGGGCGCTGGACTCATACTCGTTGCACAGCCACTGGCCGCAACCCTCTTCCAAGGCGCACGATTTACTGCTGAAGACTCGAGCCGCGTTGCATTTGTTTTAGTTGGATATGCCTCTGCTGTCTGGGCCTACTCACTTGTACATGTGCTCACCCGGGCCTTCTATGCGCGCGGCGAGGTGATGGTTCCAGTAAAGGTAGCACTCTGGATCGTCGGTCTCAATTTCGTTGGCAACATCCTGCTCATCTGGACACCACTGGGCGTGGCTGGCCTGGCCTGGTCAACGGCGATCTGCAGTGTCTTGCAAGTTGCTATTTTGTTGCGATTACTTGCTCGTCATACCGGCACCCTTGTTGATCGCCCTGTGGCGCTCTCGTGGATGAAGAGTGTTGCGACCACAGTTGTGATGTCATTGGTCGTGTGGCTTGTATCGTTAGGCGTTGGCACATCCACACCAGATTGGATAGACGCTTTGATTGAGCTCGTGATACTGGTCGCTGCCGGCATCATCACTGCCGTCTTCGCCGCCATATTATTCAAGCAGCCAGAATTGTGGTGGTTCTTACGAGGGCGAAGCGCCGAAGCGAACAACCAAATCAGCTCGCAATAG
- a CDS encoding VanZ family protein, which translates to MPSPKPWRVLFIIYLILIIAGTHWPQLAMGSEVHPPPDKLIHFLAFATAPILLVLTRWLPLIWVIVLSLLFAVTDEITQHYFAFGRVYNPLDMIASVLGVFIASIWILALRPIGHDPRGVCTARTIYQLNLLSWKPSFWWRFGPVVLLPFFLITIVVWMILWFGFNQSNMEIAVLSGTLYATWATYALVMKLVRHTPMTQCCFNCGTLCDSVTFNKQGHAQCPSCDTPLHAAQWDRLPLPVGLLRRAIPPSFAMAFVYTLAIIALSAGFCWAFAACYAHFLDRNFPWNRVFVSLDVVGIVTAICLLFGLTVWLTRSKIAAQLNKRQSSICVICAHQLEDSVADQGQGACPQCGTTFLVLPDSAPKHCTLS; encoded by the coding sequence ATGCCTAGCCCGAAACCCTGGCGTGTTCTCTTTATCATCTATCTGATCCTCATTATTGCTGGGACTCATTGGCCACAGCTTGCCATGGGCAGCGAAGTACATCCACCACCCGACAAGCTCATCCATTTCTTGGCTTTCGCAACAGCGCCCATCCTCCTGGTCCTAACCCGCTGGCTCCCACTGATATGGGTCATTGTGCTGAGCCTTCTCTTTGCAGTTACAGATGAAATCACACAACACTATTTTGCATTTGGGCGCGTCTACAATCCATTGGACATGATCGCCAGCGTTTTGGGTGTTTTCATCGCTTCCATTTGGATCTTGGCTTTACGACCAATAGGTCATGACCCGCGTGGTGTCTGTACGGCCCGAACGATTTATCAACTTAATCTGCTGAGCTGGAAGCCTTCTTTTTGGTGGCGATTTGGGCCTGTGGTTTTACTACCGTTTTTTCTCATTACGATTGTTGTTTGGATGATCCTGTGGTTTGGATTCAACCAAAGCAATATGGAGATTGCTGTTTTAAGTGGAACGCTTTATGCGACTTGGGCAACGTACGCGCTCGTCATGAAACTGGTCCGGCATACCCCCATGACGCAATGCTGTTTCAACTGTGGCACGCTTTGTGACTCCGTCACTTTTAATAAACAAGGTCACGCACAATGTCCATCATGCGATACACCACTTCATGCTGCTCAGTGGGACAGGCTGCCACTCCCCGTGGGGCTATTGCGCCGCGCGATTCCACCATCTTTCGCAATGGCATTCGTTTACACATTGGCCATCATTGCTTTGTCCGCCGGTTTTTGCTGGGCATTTGCGGCGTGTTACGCGCATTTCTTAGATCGAAATTTTCCTTGGAATCGTGTTTTTGTTTCACTCGATGTGGTTGGCATCGTGACAGCCATCTGTCTTCTGTTTGGTCTCACAGTTTGGCTGACCCGATCAAAAATCGCAGCCCAGCTCAACAAACGCCAAAGTAGCATTTGTGTCATATGCGCCCATCAACTTGAAGATTCAGTCGCTGATCAGGGCCAGGGGGCATGTCCTCAGTGTGGAACCACTTTTCTCGTTCTTCCCGACAGCGCACCTAAACATTGCACCCTATCCTGA
- a CDS encoding ParA family protein translates to MLNQKGGVGKTTSTANLGAVLADSGCRVLLIDLDPQGHLTLHLGLAPGPDDPTAYDLLLDPECQASDTIMHARDRLDAIFSEVDLAIAESELPAVKDRQSILKRKMATIRDQYDVIIIDCPPSLGQLTLNALAMADEVIVPMQAHFLALQGVGRLLETVELMTQSVNPDLRVTGILLCMYESQTTLAREVVTDINEYFEAVRDQAVPWNNCCVLQPPIRRNIKLAEAPSFGQTIFDYAPNCNGARDYRAVADQLLALWGGPPPPPPISATVMLDPHTDA, encoded by the coding sequence ATGCTGAATCAAAAGGGCGGCGTTGGCAAGACCACCTCTACAGCCAACCTCGGCGCTGTTCTTGCTGATTCAGGTTGTCGAGTCCTCCTGATCGATCTCGATCCTCAGGGACACCTTACCCTCCATCTTGGACTCGCTCCTGGCCCCGATGATCCAACTGCTTATGACCTCTTGCTTGATCCTGAATGCCAAGCAAGTGACACCATCATGCATGCCCGGGACCGACTCGATGCAATCTTCTCTGAGGTTGATCTTGCCATTGCCGAGAGTGAGCTGCCAGCAGTCAAAGATCGTCAGAGCATTTTGAAACGAAAAATGGCGACCATTCGAGATCAATATGATGTCATCATTATTGACTGCCCACCAAGCCTTGGGCAGCTCACGCTGAACGCGTTGGCAATGGCTGACGAAGTGATCGTGCCAATGCAAGCGCACTTTCTTGCTCTCCAAGGTGTAGGAAGACTGCTTGAGACCGTTGAGCTCATGACACAATCGGTGAACCCGGATCTTCGTGTCACCGGAATCCTTCTTTGTATGTATGAAAGCCAAACAACTCTTGCTCGTGAAGTCGTGACTGACATCAATGAGTACTTCGAAGCTGTTCGAGATCAAGCCGTACCTTGGAACAACTGCTGCGTGCTCCAACCACCGATCCGGCGAAACATCAAGCTCGCAGAAGCGCCAAGTTTTGGACAGACCATTTTTGACTATGCACCAAATTGCAATGGTGCTCGCGACTACAGGGCTGTCGCAGATCAGTTACTTGCATTGTGGGGTGGACCACCGCCACCGCCACCAATCAGCGCTACGGTCATGCTGGATCCACACACGGATGCCTAG
- the recO gene encoding DNA repair protein RecO has protein sequence MPTLTDQAICIRQWDYSETSQTICLLTRQHGLMRGIAKGSKRPNAPFSGGFDVLTMGEITAITKPSTDLATLTQWQLQRVFRHVHEHLAANRAALYMADAVQRILTDHDPHPAVFDGMAAALEALADHVDLGLLAFQWGLLSSGGFTPVIDRDAVTGQPFPADAETLAFSPQAGGLVLDTGEGDRWRVRVATVHALRTIAAGETPTQDQEVIQRANRLLAAYLREIIGRETAAMRWAFSDLPGSFH, from the coding sequence ATGCCAACCCTTACTGATCAAGCTATTTGTATCCGCCAGTGGGATTACTCTGAGACCTCACAGACGATCTGTCTGCTGACACGTCAACATGGCCTCATGCGCGGTATTGCAAAGGGTTCAAAGCGGCCTAACGCCCCTTTCTCGGGCGGATTTGATGTATTGACGATGGGTGAGATCACCGCAATCACCAAGCCATCGACGGATTTGGCGACGCTTACACAGTGGCAGCTACAGCGTGTTTTTAGGCATGTGCATGAACACTTGGCGGCAAATCGAGCGGCACTCTATATGGCCGATGCAGTCCAGCGGATTCTGACCGACCATGACCCCCATCCAGCGGTCTTCGATGGAATGGCCGCGGCTTTGGAGGCACTGGCAGATCACGTTGATTTAGGCCTATTGGCGTTTCAATGGGGTCTGCTTAGTTCAGGGGGATTTACGCCTGTCATCGATCGTGATGCTGTGACTGGACAACCGTTCCCCGCCGATGCTGAGACTTTAGCGTTCAGTCCACAGGCCGGCGGTTTGGTGCTTGATACTGGCGAGGGCGATCGTTGGCGTGTTCGAGTGGCGACCGTGCATGCCCTTCGCACCATTGCGGCTGGTGAAACGCCAACACAGGATCAAGAAGTGATTCAGCGAGCCAATCGCCTTTTAGCGGCCTATCTGCGTGAGATCATTGGTCGCGAAACGGCAGCAATGCGATGGGCATTCTCGGACCTTCCGGGCTCATTTCATTGA
- a CDS encoding GGDEF domain-containing protein, with the protein MTSLDIDQIISSQRLPSLPTIALRVLELTSSEDIDLKEIARVIELDQGLVFKILRTVNSSYYGLARPCVTIRQALVYLGLNTVKTLVLGFSLVETMRPQAEDKNHVSFDFVDYWRRDIYGAVAARELAQVTKICDPEIAFLAALMQDIGMVALSRICGSEYQTCIQKTQGNHDKLEALEKAKFGYGHTDVGAAIAEHWNLPEQLGVTMRWHHDAGKSPHQWRSFLRLIQSANLAATGLLSGNPHDAAAAFQSEVRNRLSLDAEQAKQVLRRVTEVASEVASLFRIPSEESNSVDGIMAEAEERLIEHQLTMQRETTALREANESLSQQACTDALTGVANRAGFEQALRDGVNAANRQGVTLSLIFIDMDRFKQINDTHGHQVGDVVLSDVAQRLSKSLPNGAHVSRYGGDEFVVLLFKSPTQEAVAVAQNICDMISSTPIECETESGQPLFLSVTASMGVGTIDAKVCKGERGTLVRSADLGVYAAKAAGGGCVQVSADAAQSQSVNSSSFVFGNEAS; encoded by the coding sequence ATGACAAGTCTGGATATCGATCAAATTATCAGCAGCCAGCGTCTGCCTTCCCTACCCACGATTGCGCTTCGTGTGTTGGAACTGACGTCTTCTGAGGATATTGATCTCAAGGAAATTGCTCGTGTGATTGAGCTCGATCAAGGCCTTGTTTTTAAGATTCTACGGACGGTCAACTCAAGTTATTACGGCCTGGCTCGTCCATGTGTGACGATTCGACAGGCACTTGTGTATCTCGGACTTAACACTGTCAAGACACTTGTACTCGGTTTTAGTCTTGTCGAAACAATGCGTCCTCAAGCTGAGGACAAGAACCATGTGAGTTTCGACTTTGTCGATTATTGGCGAAGAGATATTTACGGCGCTGTTGCAGCCCGTGAGCTCGCCCAGGTCACAAAGATATGTGATCCTGAGATCGCTTTTTTAGCAGCGCTCATGCAAGATATTGGCATGGTCGCTCTCTCGCGTATCTGTGGCAGTGAATATCAAACTTGTATACAGAAAACGCAAGGCAATCATGACAAGCTAGAAGCATTGGAAAAGGCCAAATTTGGCTATGGGCATACTGATGTTGGTGCGGCCATTGCGGAGCATTGGAATCTGCCAGAGCAACTCGGGGTCACCATGCGTTGGCACCACGATGCTGGAAAGAGTCCCCATCAATGGAGATCATTTCTTCGACTCATTCAGTCGGCGAATCTTGCCGCAACCGGACTTCTTTCAGGGAATCCACATGATGCGGCAGCAGCCTTCCAAAGTGAAGTACGAAATCGCCTCAGCTTGGATGCCGAACAGGCAAAGCAAGTCTTACGTCGTGTCACTGAGGTCGCCAGTGAGGTCGCTTCGCTCTTCAGGATTCCTTCAGAGGAGTCAAACAGTGTTGATGGCATCATGGCCGAGGCTGAAGAGCGTTTGATCGAACACCAACTGACGATGCAACGTGAGACGACAGCACTTCGTGAAGCAAACGAATCGCTTAGCCAACAAGCTTGTACAGACGCGCTCACAGGCGTGGCAAATCGGGCAGGCTTTGAACAAGCATTACGAGATGGTGTTAATGCAGCGAACCGTCAAGGCGTCACATTGTCACTCATCTTTATTGACATGGATCGTTTTAAACAGATTAATGACACCCATGGGCATCAAGTTGGCGACGTCGTTCTAAGCGATGTTGCTCAACGTCTTTCCAAGTCTTTGCCCAATGGCGCTCATGTATCACGTTACGGCGGTGATGAATTCGTCGTGCTGTTATTCAAATCGCCAACTCAAGAAGCGGTCGCCGTTGCGCAGAATATCTGCGATATGATTTCGTCGACACCAATAGAGTGTGAAACCGAAAGCGGGCAGCCACTTTTCTTGAGTGTTACTGCAAGTATGGGTGTTGGAACGATCGATGCGAAGGTGTGCAAAGGAGAACGAGGCACACTTGTTCGTAGTGCTGACCTTGGCGTCTATGCAGCGAAAGCCGCAGGTGGTGGTTGTGTTCAAGTGAGCGCTGATGCTGCTCAGAGTCAGTCAGTCAACTCAAGTTCATTTGTGTTCGGGAATGAGGCGAGCTGA
- a CDS encoding pitrilysin family protein, translating into MEIEFKQSQLANGLNIVAEINPAAHSTAMGFFVNTGARDEASRMMGVSHFLEHMMFKGTDTLNAEEVDQAFDDLGAIHNAFTTSEMTAFWAHCLPDHREQVFATLADILRPALRPDDLEDERKVIIEEIAMYEDNPFWVLYERGIESYYGNHTLSHRVLGTKETVSNISPQDMKQYFDERYAADNTVLAVAGCLDFDEVVAQANALCDHWPTSGTTRLYQPVVPQSDDFTMRLPTLAQAYVALIAPFPGANDDDRYAAALLSHILGGADGSRLHWALIETGLSEDAAAYFDPRDRTGEFLAYAACQPDQLEQVESLLRSEIDGLITSLTESDLERARAVFATASTLSEELSSGRMRRLGRLWTYSGEYRSLEDELKRISSVTLDNLKEVATRYPMEPVVSARLIPEHK; encoded by the coding sequence ATGGAAATTGAATTCAAACAATCTCAACTCGCCAACGGACTCAACATTGTTGCCGAGATTAACCCCGCCGCTCACTCCACAGCGATGGGCTTTTTTGTCAATACCGGTGCCAGAGATGAAGCCTCTCGCATGATGGGGGTCAGTCACTTTCTTGAACACATGATGTTCAAGGGCACTGACACCCTCAATGCCGAAGAAGTTGATCAAGCCTTTGATGATCTTGGCGCGATCCACAACGCGTTCACAACCAGTGAAATGACCGCCTTCTGGGCACATTGTCTTCCTGATCATCGTGAGCAGGTGTTTGCGACGCTCGCCGATATTCTTCGTCCCGCCTTAAGGCCTGACGATCTCGAAGATGAACGAAAGGTCATCATCGAAGAGATCGCAATGTACGAAGACAATCCATTTTGGGTGTTGTATGAAAGGGGCATTGAGTCTTACTACGGCAATCACACATTGTCTCACCGCGTCCTTGGCACCAAAGAAACCGTTTCAAACATCTCACCGCAAGACATGAAACAGTACTTTGATGAGCGATATGCGGCGGATAACACTGTGCTCGCCGTCGCTGGTTGCCTCGACTTTGATGAGGTCGTTGCGCAGGCCAACGCTCTCTGTGATCATTGGCCTACTTCGGGCACCACTCGGTTATACCAACCAGTTGTGCCTCAATCTGATGATTTTACGATGCGTCTACCCACACTTGCGCAGGCCTACGTTGCACTCATTGCGCCGTTCCCGGGTGCGAATGATGACGACCGCTATGCCGCTGCACTTTTATCGCACATACTTGGTGGAGCTGATGGCTCACGCCTTCATTGGGCACTCATTGAAACCGGTTTGAGTGAAGATGCAGCAGCCTACTTCGATCCACGCGACCGGACCGGTGAATTCTTAGCCTATGCCGCATGTCAACCCGATCAGCTGGAGCAAGTCGAGTCATTATTGCGTAGCGAAATTGACGGGTTAATAACGTCGCTGACAGAATCTGATCTCGAGCGAGCAAGGGCGGTATTTGCAACCGCATCGACGCTCAGCGAAGAACTCTCCAGTGGACGCATGCGTCGCTTAGGTCGGCTTTGGACCTACAGTGGGGAATATCGATCTCTCGAAGATGAGCTCAAGCGTATCAGTAGTGTCACGCTGGACAATCTAAAAGAAGTAGCGACTCGCTATCCAATGGAACCAGTTGTTTCAGCTCGCCTCATTCCCGAACACAAATGA
- the lpdA gene encoding dihydrolipoyl dehydrogenase, translated as MKGKTAVADTKHYDLIVIGSGPGGYVGAIRAAQLGMKVACVERDKLGGVCLNWGCIPSKALLHNAQLVDEAVNHGKEWGINFTGAKIDFKTIVGRSRDLTKQLNAGIAYLFKKNKVEHIAGHAHILSGNDGSSPCQVEIKKVSGDYYHGNGTDVTEVITSDKVMIATGAAPKELPFAKCDGKTIVSSYDAMNLPKQPASIVIVGSGAIGMEFAYFYNCLGTKVTVIEMVDRILPIEDEDVSKVAQKLFSAQGIEFRTNHTVRAVKKSGKGQKVTIGPMNDEQKSEDLQADVVLVAVGVGGRFEGLFEESLGIAVDRGHIKTDYQDAEEPTYQTSVPGIYAIGDIIGPPWLAHVASEEAVTCVERMAGHHTLGVDYKSIPGCTYCNPQIASIGMTERAAKEAGLEYTAGTYSLKAHGRAIAVGANEGIVKIIASKPYGEILGAHIIGETASELISEISLAIRLEATADDIISTMHPHPTMAEAIHEGALATEGRMIHN; from the coding sequence ATGAAAGGGAAGACTGCTGTGGCTGATACCAAACACTATGACCTTATCGTCATCGGATCAGGACCGGGTGGCTATGTCGGCGCTATTCGAGCCGCCCAGTTGGGTATGAAAGTGGCATGTGTCGAACGCGATAAGTTGGGCGGCGTTTGTTTGAACTGGGGTTGCATCCCATCCAAAGCACTGTTGCACAATGCCCAGTTGGTCGACGAAGCTGTCAACCATGGCAAAGAGTGGGGCATCAACTTCACTGGCGCCAAGATTGACTTCAAGACCATTGTTGGCCGCAGCCGTGATCTCACCAAACAACTGAACGCTGGCATTGCTTATCTCTTTAAGAAAAATAAGGTTGAGCACATTGCTGGGCATGCCCACATTCTCTCGGGCAACGATGGATCTTCACCCTGTCAGGTTGAGATCAAGAAAGTATCTGGAGATTACTACCACGGTAATGGCACCGATGTGACCGAGGTCATTACCAGTGATAAAGTAATGATCGCCACTGGAGCCGCACCCAAAGAGCTGCCCTTTGCAAAGTGTGATGGGAAGACCATTGTGAGCTCATATGATGCAATGAATCTGCCCAAGCAACCCGCATCGATCGTGATCGTCGGATCTGGCGCTATCGGTATGGAGTTTGCATACTTCTACAACTGCCTTGGCACGAAGGTCACCGTGATCGAAATGGTTGACCGCATCCTTCCAATCGAAGATGAAGATGTCTCGAAGGTTGCACAGAAACTCTTCTCAGCTCAAGGTATTGAATTCCGCACCAACCACACGGTGCGTGCGGTCAAGAAATCGGGCAAAGGCCAAAAAGTCACCATTGGCCCAATGAATGATGAACAAAAATCTGAGGATCTTCAGGCAGATGTCGTCCTTGTTGCGGTCGGTGTTGGTGGCCGCTTTGAGGGGCTTTTTGAAGAAAGCCTTGGCATTGCTGTTGACCGGGGCCACATCAAGACCGACTACCAAGACGCTGAAGAGCCCACCTATCAAACAAGCGTGCCGGGCATCTATGCCATCGGCGACATCATCGGCCCACCTTGGCTCGCCCATGTTGCCTCAGAAGAAGCGGTCACCTGCGTTGAACGCATGGCTGGACACCATACGCTTGGCGTTGATTACAAATCGATTCCAGGTTGCACGTACTGCAATCCACAGATCGCATCAATTGGAATGACTGAACGAGCGGCTAAGGAAGCGGGTTTGGAATACACGGCAGGCACCTACAGTCTTAAGGCCCATGGCCGAGCGATCGCCGTTGGCGCCAATGAAGGCATTGTCAAAATCATTGCCTCAAAACCGTATGGCGAAATTCTGGGCGCGCACATCATCGGCGAGACGGCCTCGGAACTGATCTCGGAGATCTCACTGGCCATTCGACTTGAGGCAACCGCTGATGACATCATTTCAACGATGCATCCACACCCAACAATGGCAGAGGCGATCCACGAGGGTGCACTGGCAACTGAGGGTCGGATGATTCACAACTAA
- a CDS encoding metallophosphoesterase family protein, which translates to MRTAIISDIHANLEALRVVLGDIADRKVDRVICLGDILGYGPNPVECVDLVAEHCEWCLMGNHDFGALYEPTNFNVAAEQAAYWTRTQFEGESNADDAARRWEFLGRLQVRVSFDNFLCIHGSPRRPINEYIFPEDAINSPVKMQQVFDRVERFCMVGHTHVPGVFTDEPDFYPPGDLEGRYKLNDQEKAIINPGSVGQPRDLDPRASYAILDGESVEFLRLEYDIEAVVEKIYDIAELTNWLGDRLREGR; encoded by the coding sequence TTGCGCACTGCGATCATCAGTGACATTCATGCAAATCTTGAGGCCCTTCGGGTTGTCCTCGGTGATATTGCCGACCGTAAGGTCGATCGGGTCATCTGTTTAGGTGATATTTTGGGTTATGGCCCCAATCCGGTCGAATGCGTCGATCTTGTCGCTGAGCACTGCGAATGGTGCCTGATGGGTAACCATGATTTTGGAGCTCTCTATGAGCCAACCAACTTCAACGTGGCAGCTGAGCAGGCTGCTTATTGGACCCGAACTCAATTTGAGGGTGAGTCCAATGCAGATGACGCAGCCCGCCGTTGGGAGTTCTTGGGGCGGCTTCAGGTGCGGGTCAGCTTCGACAACTTCTTATGCATCCATGGCTCGCCCCGTCGACCCATTAACGAATACATCTTCCCAGAAGATGCAATCAACAGTCCCGTCAAGATGCAACAGGTATTTGACCGCGTGGAGCGGTTCTGTATGGTCGGACATACCCATGTGCCTGGTGTTTTTACTGATGAACCTGACTTCTACCCACCCGGTGATCTCGAAGGCCGTTATAAGCTGAATGATCAAGAAAAAGCGATTATCAACCCTGGATCTGTAGGGCAACCACGAGATCTTGATCCACGAGCGAGTTATGCCATCTTGGACGGAGAGTCAGTGGAGTTTCTTCGCCTTGAATATGACATCGAAGCCGTTGTTGAGAAGATCTACGATATTGCAGAACTAACCAACTGGTTGGGAGATCGTCTTCGAGAAGGCCGCTAG